In one Mycobacterium sp. NBC_00419 genomic region, the following are encoded:
- a CDS encoding cytochrome P450 yields MPADLLKPPPRAVASVARASVSDLWRPVATGAYRDIRRPRPRMTQSALPRTTFDPTLPGNIANPYPALERIREHPVVINERLGVWMLGRYDDVHAAARNSGVLSSRDGIMLRSFTASAVLLADPPEHTRLRHIAAPVFTKRAVNTLTSDIERLAGESISALRDGKTVDLVSALTVPMPINVIATILGIPRDQWPGFRAVSEQIVQAFAPRTLPEVARMVAGMLQSYVQLRSFINAEMDRRAAEPADDLLTRLQLARASGELTDNEAFFYATILLVAGNETTTNLLGMLLMRMAQDPNLFDELKADRALVPAAVEEAARWGSPVQWVTRVATQPYEIGGTVIPTGGKVVLFYASANRDPARFTDPDRLDIHRDTTGHLAFGHGLHFCLGAHLARLETVTAVNHLLDEIDGLELAGPVRWGTSPSLQGPASLPVRIRQA; encoded by the coding sequence ATGCCTGCTGATCTGCTCAAGCCGCCGCCGCGGGCGGTGGCGTCTGTGGCCCGCGCATCCGTGTCGGACCTGTGGCGCCCGGTAGCCACCGGCGCCTACCGGGACATCCGCCGTCCACGACCGCGAATGACTCAATCAGCTTTACCCCGTACCACTTTCGACCCCACCCTGCCCGGCAATATCGCCAACCCCTATCCCGCTCTCGAACGAATCCGCGAGCATCCGGTTGTCATCAACGAGCGCCTCGGTGTCTGGATGCTCGGGCGCTACGACGACGTCCACGCCGCCGCCCGCAACAGTGGGGTGCTCTCGTCGCGCGACGGCATCATGTTGCGCAGCTTCACCGCGAGCGCGGTGCTGCTGGCCGACCCACCGGAGCACACCCGGTTACGCCACATCGCCGCACCCGTCTTCACCAAACGTGCCGTGAACACGCTGACATCGGACATCGAACGACTGGCCGGCGAGTCGATCTCGGCGCTGCGTGACGGCAAGACCGTCGACCTCGTGTCGGCTCTCACGGTTCCGATGCCGATCAACGTGATCGCCACGATCCTGGGTATTCCGCGCGATCAGTGGCCGGGATTCCGCGCGGTCTCCGAGCAGATCGTGCAGGCGTTCGCGCCCAGGACGCTGCCCGAAGTGGCCCGGATGGTTGCCGGCATGCTGCAGTCCTACGTGCAGCTGCGCAGTTTCATCAACGCCGAGATGGACAGGCGCGCAGCAGAACCCGCCGACGATCTGCTGACCCGGCTGCAGCTGGCGCGGGCCTCCGGCGAACTCACCGACAACGAGGCCTTCTTCTACGCGACCATCCTGTTGGTGGCCGGCAACGAGACGACGACCAACCTGCTGGGCATGCTGCTGATGCGAATGGCCCAGGACCCCAACCTATTCGACGAGTTGAAGGCCGACCGCGCCCTGGTGCCCGCTGCGGTCGAGGAGGCCGCACGCTGGGGCTCACCGGTGCAGTGGGTGACCCGGGTCGCCACGCAGCCCTACGAGATCGGCGGGACGGTGATCCCCACCGGCGGCAAGGTGGTGCTGTTCTACGCCTCGGCCAATCGCGACCCGGCCAGGTTCACCGATCCCGACCGCTTGGACATTCACCGCGACACCACCGGGCATCTGGCGTTCGGGCATGGCCTGCACTTCTGCCTCGGGGCGCACCTGGCCCGCCTCGAGACCGTCACCGCTGTCAATCATCTGCTCGACGAGATCGACGGCCTGGAGCTGGCCGGGCCGGTGCGGTGGGGGACCTCGCCGTCGCTGCAGGGTCCGGCGTCGCTGCCGGTGCGCATCCGCCAAGCGTGA
- the mntR gene encoding manganese-binding transcriptional regulator MntR, translated as MSPDENPNSGVRDLTMVAQDYLKVIWTAQEWSHEKVSTKLLAERLGVSASTASESIRKLADQGLVHHEKYGAVTLTDRGRQAALAVVRRHRLLETFLMRELGYGWDEVHDEAEILEHAVSDMMLDRIDAKLGYPTRDPHGDPIPATDGQVPTPPARQLSACSDGDVATVARISDADPEMLRYFDAVGISLDSRLEVLARRDFAGMISVSVQDSDGALSTVELGSPAAQAIWVVGS; from the coding sequence CAGGACTACCTCAAGGTCATCTGGACCGCCCAGGAGTGGTCGCACGAGAAGGTCAGCACCAAACTGCTCGCCGAGCGTCTCGGTGTGTCGGCCAGCACAGCCTCGGAATCCATCCGCAAGCTCGCCGACCAGGGCCTGGTGCACCACGAGAAGTACGGTGCGGTCACCCTGACCGACCGCGGCCGCCAGGCCGCCCTGGCGGTGGTGCGTAGGCACCGACTGCTCGAGACGTTCCTGATGCGCGAGCTGGGCTACGGCTGGGACGAGGTGCACGACGAGGCCGAGATCCTCGAGCACGCGGTCAGCGACATGATGCTCGACCGCATCGACGCCAAGCTGGGATATCCGACCCGCGACCCGCACGGTGACCCGATCCCGGCGACCGACGGCCAGGTGCCCACCCCGCCGGCGCGGCAGTTGTCGGCCTGCTCCGACGGCGACGTCGCGACCGTAGCCCGGATTTCGGACGCCGACCCCGAGATGCTGCGGTACTTCGACGCGGTGGGGATCAGTCTGGACTCGCGACTCGAGGTCCTGGCCCGGCGCGACTTCGCCGGCATGATCTCGGTGTCGGTGCAGGACTCCGATGGCGCGCTGAGCACCGTGGAATTGGGAAGCCCTGCCGCCCAAGCGATTTGGGTAGTCGGCTCCTAG
- a CDS encoding AraC family transcriptional regulator, producing the protein MAAISGLDIARPSATGRHVVEAAAQYGLDAAACLSGTALSPADLLDPSGEISPTQELAIIRNVIARLGNRPGLGLEVGARYSLADTGILGYALMASPTFGDAIDVAWRYSALSASYLGLAAPEFVGTEAVVAIDDTQIPFDVRQFLIERDFGMVVRVIPMLIGTNHPPMSFRIELATLSLPIDGVEIDNVTITVVKGPRNALVFPAELIDQPMPAADPQTAAICIRECEQLLDRRRTRRGIAATVRTRIIANSAQIPSMADVATELCITERTLHRKLTAEGTSFRALLDEVRVTLAAELLDSGFTVEETARRLGYSETSAFTRAHIRWTGEPPSRRKT; encoded by the coding sequence GTGGCCGCCATTTCCGGACTGGATATCGCCCGACCCTCGGCGACCGGCCGGCATGTCGTCGAAGCGGCGGCACAGTACGGACTCGACGCCGCGGCCTGTCTGTCCGGGACAGCTCTGTCGCCGGCGGACCTGCTCGACCCCAGCGGCGAGATCAGTCCGACCCAGGAACTGGCCATCATCCGAAATGTCATCGCCCGCTTGGGGAACCGTCCGGGGCTGGGCCTGGAAGTCGGGGCGCGGTACAGCCTGGCCGACACCGGCATCCTGGGTTACGCCTTGATGGCCAGCCCCACATTCGGCGATGCCATCGACGTCGCCTGGCGCTACAGTGCGCTGTCGGCCTCCTATCTGGGCCTCGCAGCGCCCGAGTTCGTCGGAACCGAAGCGGTGGTGGCCATCGACGACACCCAGATTCCTTTCGATGTACGGCAATTCCTGATCGAACGGGACTTCGGCATGGTGGTGCGAGTGATCCCGATGCTGATCGGCACGAATCATCCGCCGATGTCGTTCCGCATCGAACTGGCCACCCTGAGCCTGCCCATCGACGGCGTCGAGATCGACAACGTGACGATCACGGTGGTGAAAGGACCACGCAACGCCCTGGTGTTCCCCGCCGAGTTGATCGACCAGCCGATGCCCGCGGCCGACCCGCAGACCGCGGCGATCTGTATCCGCGAGTGCGAGCAACTGCTCGACCGGCGCCGCACCCGCCGCGGCATTGCCGCCACCGTGCGGACGCGCATCATCGCGAACTCCGCACAGATCCCGTCGATGGCCGACGTCGCCACAGAACTGTGCATCACCGAACGGACTCTGCACCGCAAGCTGACCGCCGAGGGGACGAGCTTTCGGGCACTGCTCGACGAAGTGCGGGTGACGCTGGCCGCGGAGCTACTCGACTCCGGCTTCACTGTGGAGGAAACCGCACGGCGCCTGGGCTATTCGGAGACCTCCGCCTTCACCCGGGCCCACATCCGGTGGACGGGTGAACCACCCAGCAGGCGCAAGACCTAG